CGGTATTGCGCAGTATTATCGATTTGGCTGCGCGTTTGGAACAGTTGACGCTGGAAAACAGTTACCGTTTTTCCGCCTCAAAAGCTTACTTCAGCTTGGTCAAAGCGCGCATCCTGGAATTGCGCGAAACGCGCATCGAAGGCTTGCCGACCATTGCCGAATTCATGGATCGGCGCTTGGCACCGGCCATGCATACCTGCGAAGCCATCGTGCGTCGCCAAGAAGCGCTGGCGGCGCGGATTGCGAATACCAATGATTTATTGCGCACGCGCGTCGGCATCATGCAAGAGCAGCAAAATCGTAAAATCTTACAAAGCATGAATGCGCGCGCGGCCCAACAATTGCGCTTGCAACAAGCGGTCGAGGGTTTGTCGGTCGCCGCCATCAGCTATTATGTGGCCGGCTTATTTTTGTATACCGGAAAAGGCTTGAAGGCGCTCGGTCTGAACATCAACCCGGAGTTACTGACGGGTGTACTGATACCAGTCATCGCCCTGACGGTGTGGTACAGCTTGCGGCGCATGCACCGCAAGCTGCACTGACGTAAGGGAGGGGCGCAATCGATCGGTCTGCTGAGCGATCAGTTGCGCTCTCTGAGTACGCGAACCACGCCGCTCAAGTGCTTGATATTGCGCATGATGCGCGCCAAGTGCGTGCGGTCTTCGACTTGTATCGTGAAGTGGATGTGCGTCATGTCGTTGGCGTCGCCATCTTCCATATTGACATGGCTGATATTGGCTTCTGATTCACCGATTTCAGCGGCAACTCGTGCCAGCGCGCCGCGCTCATTGCTGGCGGTGACTTCAATACGGGTATCAAAACTGCGATTGACTTCATCGCCCCAATTGACATCGATCCAGCGGTCCGGTTCTTTGCTGCGTAAACGTTTGGCGTGCTCGCAGTCGTCGGTGTGCACGATCAAGCCTTGGTCGCGTTTCAGTTGACCGACGATGACATCGCCCGGAATTGGCAGGCAACATGGTGCCAATTGTACTGACACGCCTTCGCTGCCATAGATAATCACCGGTTCGTGCTTGTACTCAGGACGGTCGCCCAACTGTTGAAACGGTATCGAGGAGGAGTCATCTTCGACCAAGTCGAGCAAATGGCGTGCCACCAATGCTGCCATGCGCTTACCGATGCCGATGTCGGCATACAGTTCATCGATGGATTTAGCGCTCGATTCGTTGAGTAACTTATCGATCAGCGCATCGGGCAGTTCCGGATTGAGATTCACCGCCACCAAGGCTTGTGCCAGCAATTGCTTGCCCAGTTCGGTTGATTCGCTCAGATTGATGGTGCGTAAATAATGACGGATCGCCGAGCGCGCCTTGCCAGTTCTGACATAGGTCAGCCAATTCGGGGTAGGGCGCGAATTCGGTGAAGTGATGATTTCGACGATATCGCCGTTCTTGAGTTCTGAACGCAGTGGCACCGGCTCGTGATTAATCCGGGTGGCAATCGCTTGATCGCCGATATCGGTATGGATATTGTAAGCAAAATCGAGTGCCGTGGCACCGCGCGGCAGGGCGATGATTTTGGATTTCGGGGTGAACACATAGACTGAGTCGGGGAACAGATCAATTTTGACATGTTCGAGGAATTCAGCCGAATCACCGGTTTGTTTTTGTATATCTAACAGCGACTGCAACCAGGCGTGGGTACGCTGCTGCAGATCGGTCAAGCTGCCTTCGTCGTTTTTATACAGCCAGTGTGCTGCCACGCCTGATTCGGCGACA
The sequence above is drawn from the Undibacterium sp. CCC3.4 genome and encodes:
- a CDS encoding bifunctional (p)ppGpp synthetase/guanosine-3',5'-bis(diphosphate) 3'-pyrophosphohydrolase, encoding MPSSPRSPAAPPVVTHIGVASTTALSQRLAEYMSPADLKLVKEAYRFSDEMHLGQVRKSGEPYISHPIAVAEICADWKLDVQAIMAALLHDVMEDQDVKKDELIERFGAPVAALVDGLSKLEKIEFQSQIEAQAENFRKMLLAMARDVRVILVKLADRLHNMRTLGVMSSEKKRRISRETMDVYVPIAHRLGLNNIYRELQDLAFSHLYPMRYRTLSKAVKAARGNRREVVSKILEAVKSTLKEAGLTAEVYGREKTLYGIYRKMQDKHLSFSQVLDVYGFRVVVENFRESYYALGSLHALYKPMPGKFKDYIAIPKTNGYQSLHTTLIGPYGTPVEFQIRTQEMHRVAESGVAAHWLYKNDEGSLTDLQQRTHAWLQSLLDIQKQTGDSAEFLEHVKIDLFPDSVYVFTPKSKIIALPRGATALDFAYNIHTDIGDQAIATRINHEPVPLRSELKNGDIVEIITSPNSRPTPNWLTYVRTGKARSAIRHYLRTINLSESTELGKQLLAQALVAVNLNPELPDALIDKLLNESSAKSIDELYADIGIGKRMAALVARHLLDLVEDDSSSIPFQQLGDRPEYKHEPVIIYGSEGVSVQLAPCCLPIPGDVIVGQLKRDQGLIVHTDDCEHAKRLRSKEPDRWIDVNWGDEVNRSFDTRIEVTASNERGALARVAAEIGESEANISHVNMEDGDANDMTHIHFTIQVEDRTHLARIMRNIKHLSGVVRVLRERN